From the Bos javanicus breed banteng chromosome 7, ARS-OSU_banteng_1.0, whole genome shotgun sequence genome, the window ataagaatttattattGGTAATTTAAGTCCCATTTTTGCTACCAATTTTCTCAGTATTTCACATTTAGTTAAGTCTTAGTTTTAGAGAAGTAAATAATTGGTTTATCTAATGATGACTAGTCATATTGGTATGTTTTTGGAAAGCTTCTTTATAGTACttgaaagtgaagggaaagtgtttagtcactcagtcgtgtccgactctctgtgaccccagcgactgtagcccgccaggttcctctgtccgtcggatttcccagacaagagtattggagtgggttgccatttccttctccaggggatcttcctgacccagagatcaaacccgggtctcctgcattgcagatggattctgtaccatctgagccaccagggaatccctgtgcTTGCTtccatttgatttaaaaaaaaaaaaaaaatcccagatttTGAAAGaacacttttatctttttttcttgatagttTTGAAACTGTTTTAAGGGAAATTACAGTATTTAGTCaagacagtcttttttttttttttttaaggaattattgCCTGCTTTCATTAGAGGATCATTCTAGGAGATGAAAATATCTGAGTTCTGTTTGTATGTCTGCCACTTACTAGATCTATGGCACTGCCTCAGTAATCCAgttctctgaccctcagttttgTTACCTATAAATATGAAGGGACTGAGCCAAATCTTTAAGTTGTAATCATATTGGAATTATGAAATTCATAGATATCAAATTATAAGAACAATAAACACTGCATTAAAATTAAACTTAGTTTCATCAATAATCAGGTATACCTATAATGTTCAATCATTcatgacacattttaaaaaattatttctagtatttttataatattacttTTCTATTTGTCACCTAAAATTTAACAACAATGTTCTCAAGATACTGGTTTTATAAGAAATTTCATACTCCTAAAAAGTTTTTGTATATTGTTAATCAGTTGACTTACTGAATTAAGATTACTAGAGCAATTAATTTTCCTctttatgtattttctaaattttctaaatatgaaCATGCCTTAAAGAAAAAATGACACTGTCGAATTCTGTAATACTATACTTTGCATACCTCTGTTTTAAAACAgctataatctttttttaaatacagctCAATGATGCTGAAAATAAGTATAAGACTTTAGAAAAAGAGTTCCATCAGTTCAAAGATCAGCAAAGCAGCAAACCAGAAATTCGACTACAGTCTGAAATAAATCTTCTCACTTTGGAAAAGGTACCTGTGTTCGTTTATGGAATCTTAACTAACCCTAATGatcattataaataattataagatCAGTAAATGATATTTGCATATTCAGTATAATAACATTTAACTGTAGTATTCTGATATCAAATAATATATCACATCAAAGAATTTGATGCACATGACACTGTCACTTGAATTTCATCgcttttttttcagttatagCCTATACTGGAGTCATTGGTTGAAAACAGCAGAACTGAGTAACTCTTGGACTAAAGGAATTCACAAACCTGTCAGGAAAGCTATAACAGCAAGGAGaaactgaagctttaaaaaaGGAGAGGATGGTTGGaccatagaaataaaatttagtcCTTGATAGAACTATTCAAGAGGCAAAAAGGGTGTATATAGAAAATTTGAAGAGAAGAATAAGAATGTGGTTTAAAAAACTGAGTTGAAAAAGGGTCTTAACTGATTTCTTCTAGCATTTCTGAATTCACTAAATGTTTCTGGAGCTTGTCAAATGCCATGctatttttggttcctcttcttaCCTCATATGTATTTAATTGCAAAGTTCTGCTTCTTAAATATCTAGATAATCTCCTCACTCTCAGCCTTCTCCTCATTTCTTTACCAGTGACCTTGAATTTGAATCAAGCTGGACATTTCCCACCCTTTTTGATTAATCCAAGTATTTAAAGTACTTCTGTTTTTGTATTATGAATTCTGTGGCCTAACAGAGTTCTTTGAAGCATTCAGACAATATCTCATAAATTCTCCCAAGCTCTATTAAGTAGGTGTCAaaagtatttccatttttacCTTGGGGAAATTCAGGACCAAATATCTCAAAATTGGAACAGAAATattatcttattcatcttttctgaatataaattagataatATCCACCACAGAAATAAATggtaaaaagtgatttttaaaattccttcttcCAACTGCATTTCTACCAATAGAATAAAAATCACCAAACATATTACAAGTATAAATAGTACCATGAACttgttgagggaaaaaaaaagtgtaattgaAGTGCCTTTATATCAGACCTAATGAGTTCATCCACTGTTTTTAAATACCTAGTAAATAAGACTTCTCAGctcttttgaaaattctttgtaaGTGTTTTTGGAGCCAGAAGAGGGCAGAATCTTATTTCTTAAGTAGTAAAGACATAAAAGCACAAAAAAGGAAGACTTAAGTGAAGAAGTCCCTGATTTAGTCTGCAACTTCTAGTTATGTCTGATTGagagctttttcttttctgtttactcATCTCTTCAGTGTAACACAAATATTCCCATTTTTCACTGAAATGGTCTACAAATAAGTTAACATTAAGATTTTAAGTTAACATTAACAGTTTTACTAAATTCACTTCTTGATTCCCTTTATAAGAGGTCACAAATAGTTTGATTTGCTTTAAGCTAGGAAATGATTTTATATGGCTTAAAaattggacttttaaaaaatacgaTAGGGAAAGCATTATAATTTAGTAGGGCACAAAGAAGACAGAAGTTCTACAGAAACTAAAATTGGTGTATTTAAGAACATTTGGTGAGTTCTTATTGTGTGCCCACCCCTGACTTAAGACAGagggaaaaatgagagaaaagaaaagaggaaaagtatgTTATCCTTTTGAAAGGGACCTCACTTTTAAAGAGTTTGTAACCTAATTGGGGAGATAACCCAGAGAGGCTTAAATGATTGTATATAATTAAATACCAGGGAATGTGATagaaactctttgcaactcagaaaaaagaaatcatttgatGTTCAGAATATAGTagttttaaggcatctccatGTAGAGGTAGAATTTGAGCTGGACCTTAAGTTTTAAGTAAgcaatgaagcaaaaaaaaatgataggTTCAGGAAGTAACTTGGACTAGGAGATGGAGGGGGACAAAACTGGTGGTTGGTATTTCATATTGAACACCAAGGATGTTGAACAAGTAGGATGGAAATTGTGTTTTGGTGTTTAACACCTAGGCAGAGGAGTTTAGGTTCAATACTTGCCAGTAGGCAAGTATTTAGTAGTTATTGTAGATTCTTTAGTAGAGAGTAAATTGATGTAATAGTGGCTTGCAGGATTTGTAGATAGAATACATTAAAggctgaggagagaagagaagatgaGATGAGCCTGAACTTAGGAAATGGTAGTaagaatacaaaagaataaaactggaaaatatttcaaGGGAGAAATCTGTAGTTTCTTATGACAGATGGGAACTGGAGAATAGAAGATTAGAACCAAAGACAATGCCATGCCAACAATAGAGAATTAGGAGTTGGGGATATATCAAGGATAGAAATAGGGACATTAAAATCAGTGAAAGTCTGCTTGGTCTTCACTAGGCCCTGAATTGATGCTAGGTTCCGagctgaattttattttcagtctgtAACTTGGCTTATAATTTAAGTGCAAAAAAAGGTTTCCTCAAGTCTCATagtgaaaagtgagtgaagtcgctccgtcatgtctgactcttagcgaccccatggactacagcctactaggctcctccgtccatgggattttccaggcaagagtactggaatggggtgctaaTGCCTTCTCCAACTAATTCACTAGTTTAGTATGCAATAAAATAACAGAGGCTTTGAATAAGTTAAACTGGCTAGTAACAACTAATCAGTTTTCTTCAGTGATTGCTGTTCTTCTACATAGGCAGGATAATTAACTCACAGATGGTCTTTCTGGTCTATCTTCAACTATTCTTACACTACATAATCAATCAGGGACATCTTTTTACAGATATATGAAGAGAACACAGGTAGCTTTATATAAGTTTTGAGTTTGTTAAATCTATTTGTTATGACAGGGGATTTCTGACACAAAAATTGCTCACTGCACACTGAACCCCAGAGAAGTGATGAAACAAGACAGCTGATGTTAGGAGGTATATGGGAGTGGGGTAGGGTGAGAAGTCATGGATAAATTAAAAACTGGCAAGTATCTGCTGAAGCAGAGCCACTTTTTAGGGGGCATAAGAAAAACTGATAAGTCACCATTCTGGTCTTTTTAGAGAAATCCATTTGTTGTTATAGAACTTAAGACCATTTGGTACCATTCATGCTGCAAAATGCATTAGTCACACTATTTCCAAAAGGATCCTAAAACTGTAGTGCAaaagaaatctaagaaaataaataattacaaaaccatcaacatttttcaaagaagtgTGCTCAAAACAGTGACTTTTACAAAATTGtgaatttgttttaaatgaaaaaagaattctaTGAAAGATCAAAGACTCATTTCACAGATAACTTATATTGCATTAATGACTTGATTAACAGTGTACAAATAAGGGTCATAGACCCTTTTTTATTTAGGTCTGAGCGATCAATATAAATACTGATGGGGGAGTGTTTTGTATCCCAGACTCCAATATTCCAGCTTTGTGTCCTGTCCTGTTATTATAATTTGTAAAAATCTTAACGACGCAGTGATTCAAGTTTTCGTAACTTCAGTGATGTGTTAGAGGACAATACATCTTGGTTTGAAGAATTTGTTGTATCCGAAGGCCGGAACAGTACTCGACCACGatgattaaatacataaaatgatggGTGATTCCTTAGTGTGtcaaatgtcttattttttagtTCTGAAGTGGCATCCATGTCTTTAAACTCCCCTGCAATATGAACTATACCATAACAGGTAACTGCAAAGGCCAGAAGTGTCTGAAGAACTGTATCTATTGGCAGTGattcatcttccttttctgttAATCGCATATAAGAACGATGCTGCGCAGCGGAAAAGGCTGCGTGGGTTAGGGCAAAGAGGCCGATGCCCACCAACCCCTTCCATAGCGACGGCGCCATTACTCCGAAAGAGCAGCCCAACAAAAGAAGCGAAGGGCGGCAGAGCCGTTCCTTCCTCCACCGGCAGGTGTCCACGCAGCGCAGGAAGATGACGTCAGgcctcttcagatcagatcagtagctcagtcgtgtccgactctttgcgacctcatgaatcgcagcacaccaggcctccctgtccatcaccaactcccggagttcactgagactcacgtccatcaagtcagtgatgccatccagccatctcatcctctatcgtccccttctcctcctgcccctaatccctcccagcatcagagtcttttccaatgagtcaactcttcgcatgaggtagccaaagtactggagtttcagctttggcatcattccttccaaagaaatcccagggctgatctccttcagaatggactggttggatctccttgcagtccaagggactctcaagagtcttctccaacaccacggttcaaaagcatcaattcttcggcactcagcctccttcacagtccaactcgcacatccatacatgaccacaggaaaaaccatagccttgactagacgaacctttgttggcaaag encodes:
- the LOC133251007 gene encoding ER membrane protein complex subunit 5-like; translated protein: MAPSLWKGLVGIGLFALTHAAFSAAQHRSYMRLTEKEDESLPIDTVLQTLLAFAVTCYGIVHIAGEFKDMDATSELKNKTFDTLRNHPSFYVFNHRGRVLFRPSDTTNSSNQDVLSSNTSLKLRKLESLRR